The Pseudomonas sp. G2-4 genome window below encodes:
- a CDS encoding DUF6124 family protein: MVKITPNPPATDETVSRVQSARNKKLDDAATRALDFYLKPTPEKETSDKPNTIFRIAPDVDSECLLASLSENLASANAMISDLAFDLEGSRRRVAMGILQVIEVSELLANRALDIVEVR, translated from the coding sequence ATGGTCAAAATTACACCGAATCCGCCAGCTACCGACGAAACCGTGTCCCGCGTTCAGTCGGCTCGCAACAAGAAGCTTGATGATGCTGCTACCCGGGCTTTGGATTTTTATCTGAAGCCTACGCCTGAGAAGGAAACGTCTGACAAACCCAACACCATCTTCCGTATCGCACCTGATGTTGATTCGGAATGTCTGCTTGCCAGTCTCAGCGAAAACCTGGCTTCGGCCAATGCCATGATCAGTGATTTGGCGTTTGATCTTGAGGGATCGCGACGGCGTGTTGCGATGGGGATTTTGCAGGTGATTGAGGTGAGTGAGCTGTTGGCGAATCGGGCTTTGGATATTGTTGAGGTGAGGTGA
- a CDS encoding DUF6124 family protein: MAKVTPNPPDTDEHVSRSQSARNKKLDEAATRALDFYLKPTPKNETSDKPNTIFRIAPDVDSECLLANLSENLASANAMISDLAFDLDGSRRHVALGILQVIELSELLANRALDIVEVR, encoded by the coding sequence ATGGCAAAAGTGACTCCAAATCCCCCAGATACAGACGAACACGTATCCCGCTCCCAATCCGCTCGAAATAAAAAACTCGACGAAGCAGCCACGCGTGCTTTGGATTTCTATCTGAAGCCTACGCCGAAGAACGAAACGTCCGACAAACCCAACACCATCTTCCGTATTGCACCTGATGTTGATTCGGAATGTCTGCTTGCCAATCTCAGTGAAAACCTGGCTTCGGCGAATGCCATGATCAGTGATTTGGCGTTTGATCTGGATGGGTCACGGCGGCATGTGGCGTTGGGGATTTTGCAGGTGATTGAGTTGAGTGAACTGTTGGCTAATCGGGCTTTGGATATTGTTGAGGTGAGGTAG